A region of the Stieleria neptunia genome:
GCGTTGCCCGTCAGCATCGGCGATGAATGCATCTCGAATCCGCCACTCTTGCGGAATGGTCCAGTCAAACACGTCCGTGCCGCTGGGGACCTCGGTGACCGTCAACGGGATCAGCCGGGAAAGAATCTCGTGCGTCGACCGCACCGCTTGCCCCGTGACGGAGCGATGCAGGGGGAACAGCTCGGCCGCCAGTCGATGCATCTGCTGGCCTTCGACATCGAAATCAATCGGGCACTCGGACAATTTCATCCCTGGTCGACTCCTTGATACGCCGGAGCGTTGAAGTCACGGTAGACCACCTGGGTTGCGGGGCCGACCAGATACCGTTGGTATCCCTCGTCGAGTGCCTGACGATAAACGGCGGTTGCAGCGCGAAATGCCTCAATGGTCTGATCAACGTCTTGATCGGAATGCGAATAGCTGATCACCAACGAGGGGCCGAGCACACCATTGCGAATCAGCTCTTGCATCAGCAGCGACCGGAAGCCTTGCGATGGTTTGCCTTCGCGATCGCGCGTGGCGAACACCAAATTGCAGGGTTTTCCGAGGACTTCGACGGATCCTTCGACGCCCTGCTCGACGATCACCCTGCGGATTCCTTCGGCCAACCGAGCCCCCTGTCGGTGCAAGACTTCAATGACCGGATTCTGTTGGTAAAACCGCATCGTTGCGATCCCGGCGGCCAACGCATGTGTCTCGGCGCCATGGGTCGTCGATAGCGCGAAGACCCTCTGCTGGTCGTGAAACAGTCCGCACGGCTCCATCCATTTGCGTTTGCCGACCAGCGCTGACAGAGAAAACCCGTTTGCCAGTGCCTTTCCGAACGTCGACAGGTCGGGAACGATGTCGTAAGTTTTTTGCGCCCCGCCGTTGTCCCAGCGAAACCCGGTGATCATTTCATCCAGCACAAACACAGCGCCATGCCGTTGACAGATTTCCTGGACACGGTGCAAAAAATGATCTTGGGGATCTTCGTGTTTGGCCGGTTCGAGTATGACGCAGGCAATCTGGTCAGGATACCGACGGAACAGGTGTTCCAAACTCTCGGGGTCGTTGTAGCGAAAGGTCAGCGACAGATCCTGGACGGCTTTGGGAATGCCGGCGTTGATCGACGTCGTGCCGATGAACCAATCGTGGATCGCAAAGAACGGGTGATCGCGACACAATGCAACACGGTCTCGGCCGGTCGCGGCGCGGGCCAATTTGAGCGCCGCCGTGGTAACGGTCGATCCATCCTTTGCGAACTTGCACTGTTCGGCGCCGTGGATCATGCCCAGCAATTCTTCGGCGCACTCCAATTCGATCGCGGCGGGGCGTGTGAAGTTGACGCCGTGTTGCATTTCCGATGCGGCGGCTTGGACGATCGGTTCAAACCCGTGCCCCAAGGACACCGCGCGACATCCCATCCCGTACTCGATGTACTCGTTTTCATCGACGTCCCAAACGTGGCATCCGTGGCCGCGGCTGATAAAGCCGGGAGCGAGGTACGGAAACTGGTCGTCGCCCTTGGCATAGGTGTGACAGCCACCGGGAATGACCTGGTGAACGCGACGCTGCATTGCTCGTGATTTTGAAAATTCCATGGGCTAACTCCGCTGAGCTGCTTGCAACGTCTGGTGGTCGCCGGCCAGTGCCTGTTCATAGTGCCGAATCTGGCCCAAACTGACGTCGCGAATCGAATCGGGATCGGCGAGGTATGCCCGATACCAATCCACGGTCTTTTCCAACGTTTCATAAACCGACCAACGCGGACGCCAACCGAGTTTCCAAATCGCTTTGTCGATACAGAGCCTGAGGATGTTTGCTTCGGGCAATTGATTCGGATCGGAGGCATCAACGCATTGACCGTCGCCCCAACAACGGATGAAGTGTTCGACGACTTGCTGCACGGGCAGCTCGTTGCCCGGCAGCGGGCCGATATTCCAAGCCGAACAGTAGTCTGCCGCATCGTCGCCGAGCAGTCGTGCGGCGATCGTCAAATACCCGCTCAAACACTGCAGCACGTGTTGCCAGGGTCGCAGGGCGTGCGGGCTGCGGAGATGAATCGGCTGATCCTGCGACAGTGCGGCAACAACATCGACGATCAAAGCGTCTTTCGTCCAATCGCCTCCGCCGATCACATTTCCGGCGCGGGCACTGGCCAGTCGCACACCGTGCCGGGCAATTCGATCGACGGGGAAAAACGAATGACGATAGGTGCGGATCGCAATTTCAGCCGCGCCCTTGCTGCCGCCATAGGGATCGTGTTCGCCGAGGGCATCGTGTTCTCGATAGCCCCAGACCTGTTCGACGTTTTCGTAGCACTTGTCGCTGGTGATCATCAATGCGGCACAAGGTTTGTCCAAGGCACGGATCGCGTCCAGCACACCGATGGTTCCCATCACGTTGACGTCAAACGTCTCACGGGGAATCGCGTAACCGGTACGGACCACGCTTTGGGCGGCCAAATGGATCACGATGTCGGGATCGGCCAATTTCATCGCAGCATTGATCCGGTCCGCGTCGCGGATGTCTGCCAAGTGATGGTGGGCGAGCGACGATTGCACGTCTGCCGCTTCGAAATGGCTCGGATTGGATGGCGGTTGCAGTGCATATCCGGTGACCTCTGCGCCGAGTTGGTGCAGCCAGAGCGCCATCCACGAGCCCTTAAAACCGGTGTGTCCGGTCAGGAAAACGCGTTTTCCGCGAAAGATTTGCTGTTCGACAAAATTCATCGTCGTGTCAATCAAAAAGGGATGAGCGAAGGCGACAACACCGGCAATGAAGTGTAGATCACCGTTGATAAGTTACTTCGACGCCAGGAATCCCGGGACAAATCGCCGCCAAATCTGGCCCAGTTCGTGACTCAAATCAGGCAACGTCGTCAGTTTCAGAAACACGACGTCGGAATACAAATGATCGATTTGATGAGGTTTAAGTCCGACGGGGCGGTAAACGGCGTGTTCGGGAGCCCAAAAATTGAAACTGCGCGGGAAGCGGATGTCGGCAGCAAGCCGGCAGTCCAAGGCGACAAATTTTACGTGGTGCTTGGCAATCAACGCGTTGCGGACGTCCGCTTCGTGTCTGGCGAAGACGGCTTGGTTCCCGACGTAGTGAACATGGCAATATGGCAACCGGTGACGGACCACGTGGGTGTAAAGGACGTAGCAAGATTCGTTCCCGTCGACGATGCACAGATGCCCGACATTGTAAGGAAGATGGTCCTTGAGAATGCGCTGTTCATGTTCGTCAAGCAAACCCGCGATTTCCTGGCAATCATCCAGAAGCGTGACGTGTCGGTTTTGCTTGTGTAACGGCAGCAAAATCTTCAGCTGTGAATGGAGACTTGAAAATCCGAGTCGTTTGGTGACGGCACGAACTTCCGCATCCGGCGTAAAGTGAGTGATCGTGTAATCGTTCAGTTTCAAGACCGGGCGCAACAAAGCCAGACTTCGGCCGCGATGGTCGGGGTGGACCCACCAGGTGTGTAAATTGCAAAAGTTTCGCTTTGCACCATTGATGAAACGCTGGCTGAAGACCATTCCGATCATGCCGACGACTTTGTCGTTGTCCAACAGTGCGTAACCGCAATGGTCGTGGTCGGTCGGCCATCGGTAATCGAACACGTTCCGCCAGTCCTGTTGATCCGATAGCGGATCGTCGTCCTTTAAAAAGGATTCGTACAGATTCGGGAACAGCTGCGATCGAATTTTTTCCAGTTTGACCATGGTTCCACTCGCTTAGGACAGTGAAACCTGATCACGCAACCAATCATCCGCTCGGCCGCGACGTCGGATCTGACGCACCTGCCCGTCGACGACCAACACCTCCGGCGGCGTGTCGTGACTGAGGAACCCATGGGGACTGGAGGTTCTCGCGTAGGCGCCTGATTGAAAGACGGCGATCAGATCGTCGGCGGCGATGGGCGGTAAAACAACATTGCGGGCCAAACAGTCCAACGGAGTGCAGAGCGGGCCAACCAGTTGCACCTCTTGTGTTGACGGCACCGCGATCTTGTTGGCCACCGCGACCGGGAAGTTGCGTTTGATCGTTTGCCCCAGATTTCCCGATGCGGCGAGGTGGTGGTGCATGCCGCCATCAATCACCGCGTACGTTTTGCCGCGTGATGGTTTGACGCGAAGCACTCTGGACAGATAAATCCCCGCTTCGGCGACCAGAAACCGGCCGGGTTCAACCATCGCACGGGCCGCTGCCAGTTTGGGTTCCGCATTCAGTTTGACATCGACCTCTCGAAGTCCGTCAACCAGTCTCGAGTGATCGAGCTCCTGCTCGTGTGGAAAGTAAGGCGTTCCCAGCCCGCCGCCGAAATCGATCGATTCCAGCGGTCCATTAATCCGGTGGGCAACTTGCAACGCGATCTCAATCGCCCGGTGGTATTGTGACAGCAGCGTTTCCGCATCCAAGATCTGCGTCCCCATGAATAGATGAACGCCGACCACACGGACGTGTTGAAGTTGCAGAATCTGATCGAGCACGTCGGGCAAACACTCTTCGTCGATCCCGAACGGAGACGCTTGGCCGCCCATCCGCATTGCACCACCGGCGTCCGTGGCGGGGTTGATCCTGAGCGCGATGTTTGTGGGTTTGGCGCGGCCAGCAGACAGGGAATCGAGCAAACGGGCTTCTTCGATCGATTCGACATGAATCTCGCGAATCGATGCGTCGAGCGCCGAACGCAGTTCGTCCTGGGTCTTGCCGGGACCTGCGAAGATCAGTCGGTCGGGCGAGCAGCCCGCTGCCAACGCTTGATGAAGTTCACCGCCGGAGGCGACTTCGAGACCGCAGCCGCGGGCGAGGAACAGTTTCAGAATTTCGGCATTGGGATTTGCTTTGATGGAATAAAAAAGCTCAAAGCGTTCGGGGTAGGTTGCGCGGAGTTGTTCCAGTTTTTTCAGCATCACGCCGGCGTCGTATACAAATAACGGCGTTGCGAATGTCTCTGCGATTTCCGAAACGGCGATCCCACCCACGTAGAGTTCGTTGTCGCGTCGACCATAGAACTGTTCGACCAGCCGTGCGACGTGGTCGATCGAGGGACGCGGCTTTCTTTTCTTTGCTGTAGCGGACATCGATTCAAGTGTTTTGAGAGTGGTTTTCGGACACTCTCTGGCGGAGCGCAGGGTAGTCGACTTTCCCGCTGGATGTCATCGGCAGCACGTCGACAAACTCGATGCGTTTGGGAACCATGTGGCGTGGCATCACGCCCGCACATCGAGCCAGAATGTCGTTGGCGGACAAGACGCCTGCGTTTTCCTCGGCAATGGCAAAGGCGACCAAGTGTTGGCCGAGGATTGCGTCGGGCACGCCGATCACCGCGGCTTGGCGCACCGATGCGACTTTGCAAATCATAGCTTCGACATCGTTCGGGCTGATACGGAATCCGGAGGACTTGATTTGGTTGTCGCGGCGGCCGACGAAATACAGAAATCCGTCCTCGTCGGTCTTGACCAGATCACCGGAATAACACACTCGGTCTTTGACGTGTTGACCTGCCGCGGGAAAGGGATGGGGACGCAAGATGCGATCGGTCAGTTCCGGGTGCCCCCAATAGCCCAGCGAAACCGTCGGTCCGTGGTGCACCAGTTCGCCGACTTGTCCCGGTTCGCACGGTCGGCCGTGTTCGTCGACCACCACGATTTCCGTGTTGGGAATCGCCTTGCCCATCGAGGTGGGACGGCGATCCAGTTCTGCCGGCGGCAAGTAGGTCGAACGAAATGCTTCGGTTAGTCCGTACATCAACACAATGTCGGTCTGTGGCAGCAATTGACGCAATTGAGCGAGCACGTTCTGCGGGATCGCGCCGCCCGTGTTGGTGATGTAACGCAAATGCGGCAGCGACTGCTTGGCGAGTCCCGCACTGGGTTGCGCTAGCAAGCTCCACAGCGACGGGACTCCCGCGAGTGCCGTGATCTGCTCCGCGGCCAATTTCCCGACGATGTCGCGACCAAATCGAAACTCGATCATCACGGTGGTTGCGGCTTTGAGCACCGCCGTCATCAGTTGATTCAGTCCCGCGTCGAAACTGAACGGCAAGGCGGCGAGGATTCGGTCGTGTTCACCGATGGCGAGGTAATCCGCGACGATTTCCGTTCCGGACAACAGATTGGCGTGACTGAGCATCACGCCTTTTGGTTTTCCGGTTGACCCCGAGGTGTAAAGGATCGCAGCCAGATCCTTTTCGATACAGCGGGGTTCGATGTCCTTTGCCGACGCGGCAACGAGCTGGTCCAGTGCGAGCGTGGGGAAACGGCCGGAGCGTTTGGCAGTGCCGTCGATGACAGCGAATTGCAATTGGGGAATCGTCGCCAGGACTTCGTCGACCAGATCCCATCGGGTTGAATCGGTGATCAGCGCCGTTGCGCCACAGTCACGCAGAATATGTCCGGCCTGTTCGGCAAAGAATCCGTGATGGATCGGCACAAACACTCCACCAGCCTGGGCGACGGCAAAGATGGCGATCGGCAACGAAAGACCGGGACGAAGAAAGACCGCCACACGATCACCACGCCGAACGCCGGCCTCACGCAGTCCATTTGCCAGTGACGCCACCCGCGCGGTCATCGTTTGGTAATCGACACACTGATCGTTCCCGACAATCGCGGGGTGGTCGGGCCGAGCCGACGCGGAATCGCGGAGCATGTGGTGAACCAAGAAACGCATCTTACTGTCCGTCCCGGAGTCCGTCCGGCAGTTTTGAATTCACCAGTCGGGCGATGCGATTGATCGATTCGAAGTGGTCATCGACCATTTCCTCGTCGCTCACTTCGATCCCAAATTCATCTTCCAAAAACTGAATCACTTCCAGCGTTCCCATCGAGTCGATGATGCCGTTGTCGAAGAGCGAGTCGTCGGGCCCGATTTCCCGTTGTTTTGCCAGGGGGAAGGCGCGCGAGACGAATTCCGAAATTTGAGAGTAGGTTCGATCAAGCTGTGTCATTTGAAAATCCGTGATCCTTTGATGAATCGTCGAGCTGTCCAGACTAGTCCGAAGACGGGGACGCTCCAGATCCGGTCGGAGTGAAAAAGCCTCTGCCAGGGTTCACGCAACCAGTATTTCCGGTTGCAACCCCAACTCCGTCAATTGCCGGCTGATTTCGTGCTGATAGAGCGGGTTGGAGAGGATCACCACGTCGGGGGCAATCTCAGCGAGTCGCCGGGGGGCGATGATTTCCTGCCCGCTGATCGGAATGTGGCATCCCTGGCGGTCAGGATTGACGTCGACGACGTACGCGACGGTGCCGGAATTCGACAGCGAGGTAAGAAAGCTGATTCCCTTGCCCCCCGATCCCCATAGTACGACGGTCTTGTTCTGGTCCTGCCATGTGTCCAGCCTGTGTTGCCATCGTTCGCGCCGCTTCTCATATTCACCGGCAAAGCGGTCTACCGCGGGGATCATCGATGAGAAATCCGACCGCGGGGATCTGGCTGTCCCCGGGCGGGCCTCGACGTACAGATATTGGTCACCCTGATAACAGACGTCAGCGTCAATGACCGAGAAACCCGCTCTTTCAAACAACCCCGTCAACGATTCCAGACTGAAGTAATTGCACTGCTCGTAGTGGATACTCCAAACTTCCAACTCGCGTATCGATCGAAAACCGTTGAAGACTTCGAAGTACATCGGCACGTCGCGATCGCCGATGGATTCACGCAACTGGGTCAAGAATGCGAGCGGATTGGGGATGTCTTCGAATACGGAGAGACAGCAAATGAAGTCGCCGATCAGGGCATCGTGCGCTTTGGAAAAGAACCCGGGAACGAGACGAATCGATCCGTCGCCGACCGACTCCTGCAGCGGTTGGGCAATGGTCGGATCGACACCGACGCCGTGATTGCCACCGCTGCGGCAAATCAATCGTAAGAAGTCAGCGCCGCCACAGCCGATCTCCAGTAGACGCTTTCCGTGCAGCCCGTAACGCCGGATCAAGCGGTCGCAAACGCCTTGAATGTATTGTCGAAACGTCGGTGTATGGAACAACGAGACTTCGTATCCGGGGACAAAACCCACGCGATCGACGTCATAAACCCGGTTTTGAATCAGACCGCATCGGTCGCACGCGACCAATTCAATTTGACCGCAGGGCATCTGTCGTGCCGCGTCCCGGGAATGTGGTAGCGTGCCGACGCTCGCCGGTATCTGCGGATTGCGGTAAAACAATTTGGGGTCGGATGCGTTGCACCCGCGACAACAGTTTGACGAAGTGATCGCAGTCATGTTGTCTCCGCGGATCGGCAAGACGAATTGTCACGGACGCTAATCACCAGGCCGACAAGACGTGCGTGATTGACGAGGGCACACAGGAACATCGCCATGCCCGCCATTTCCAGACCTTCTTCCACGGCTTGGATCAACACGTGTGAAACCGAACTGATCGCAGCCTCCTCGTTTTCTGCGGCCGAGAAGATCAATCCGGCGATGAATTCCATGCCAAGTGCTCCGGACAGAAATACCATACCGGAGAGCACCATCAGTCGTCGTGTGACGGCATGGAGCGACCAGAGGAAACGCAACGACAGCAAACCGATCGTGGCGGCAAAGATCGCTCCGGGCAAAATCCATGAGAAATAAAAGGGGCCGTCCAAATGGAGCCGCTCGAGCGCCGCGTTGGCCATCTCATGAAACATCACAACTTCGTCAATTCCCAGGCAAAGGAACAGGGCTGCGAGTAACAGCCACCCCCGCCGGTGCCGGCCGCCGTCGGATCGATCGAAGTGT
Encoded here:
- a CDS encoding AMP-binding protein, whose product is MRFLVHHMLRDSASARPDHPAIVGNDQCVDYQTMTARVASLANGLREAGVRRGDRVAVFLRPGLSLPIAIFAVAQAGGVFVPIHHGFFAEQAGHILRDCGATALITDSTRWDLVDEVLATIPQLQFAVIDGTAKRSGRFPTLALDQLVAASAKDIEPRCIEKDLAAILYTSGSTGKPKGVMLSHANLLSGTEIVADYLAIGEHDRILAALPFSFDAGLNQLMTAVLKAATTVMIEFRFGRDIVGKLAAEQITALAGVPSLWSLLAQPSAGLAKQSLPHLRYITNTGGAIPQNVLAQLRQLLPQTDIVLMYGLTEAFRSTYLPPAELDRRPTSMGKAIPNTEIVVVDEHGRPCEPGQVGELVHHGPTVSLGYWGHPELTDRILRPHPFPAAGQHVKDRVCYSGDLVKTDEDGFLYFVGRRDNQIKSSGFRISPNDVEAMICKVASVRQAAVIGVPDAILGQHLVAFAIAEENAGVLSANDILARCAGVMPRHMVPKRIEFVDVLPMTSSGKVDYPALRQRVSENHSQNT
- a CDS encoding glutamate-1-semialdehyde 2,1-aminomutase, translated to MEFSKSRAMQRRVHQVIPGGCHTYAKGDDQFPYLAPGFISRGHGCHVWDVDENEYIEYGMGCRAVSLGHGFEPIVQAAASEMQHGVNFTRPAAIELECAEELLGMIHGAEQCKFAKDGSTVTTAALKLARAATGRDRVALCRDHPFFAIHDWFIGTTSINAGIPKAVQDLSLTFRYNDPESLEHLFRRYPDQIACVILEPAKHEDPQDHFLHRVQEICQRHGAVFVLDEMITGFRWDNGGAQKTYDIVPDLSTFGKALANGFSLSALVGKRKWMEPCGLFHDQQRVFALSTTHGAETHALAAGIATMRFYQQNPVIEVLHRQGARLAEGIRRVIVEQGVEGSVEVLGKPCNLVFATRDREGKPSQGFRSLLMQELIRNGVLGPSLVISYSHSDQDVDQTIEAFRAATAVYRQALDEGYQRYLVGPATQVVYRDFNAPAYQGVDQG
- a CDS encoding type III PLP-dependent enzyme codes for the protein MSATAKKRKPRPSIDHVARLVEQFYGRRDNELYVGGIAVSEIAETFATPLFVYDAGVMLKKLEQLRATYPERFELFYSIKANPNAEILKLFLARGCGLEVASGGELHQALAAGCSPDRLIFAGPGKTQDELRSALDASIREIHVESIEEARLLDSLSAGRAKPTNIALRINPATDAGGAMRMGGQASPFGIDEECLPDVLDQILQLQHVRVVGVHLFMGTQILDAETLLSQYHRAIEIALQVAHRINGPLESIDFGGGLGTPYFPHEQELDHSRLVDGLREVDVKLNAEPKLAAARAMVEPGRFLVAEAGIYLSRVLRVKPSRGKTYAVIDGGMHHHLAASGNLGQTIKRNFPVAVANKIAVPSTQEVQLVGPLCTPLDCLARNVVLPPIAADDLIAVFQSGAYARTSSPHGFLSHDTPPEVLVVDGQVRQIRRRGRADDWLRDQVSLS
- a CDS encoding class I SAM-dependent methyltransferase yields the protein MTAITSSNCCRGCNASDPKLFYRNPQIPASVGTLPHSRDAARQMPCGQIELVACDRCGLIQNRVYDVDRVGFVPGYEVSLFHTPTFRQYIQGVCDRLIRRYGLHGKRLLEIGCGGADFLRLICRSGGNHGVGVDPTIAQPLQESVGDGSIRLVPGFFSKAHDALIGDFICCLSVFEDIPNPLAFLTQLRESIGDRDVPMYFEVFNGFRSIRELEVWSIHYEQCNYFSLESLTGLFERAGFSVIDADVCYQGDQYLYVEARPGTARSPRSDFSSMIPAVDRFAGEYEKRRERWQHRLDTWQDQNKTVVLWGSGGKGISFLTSLSNSGTVAYVVDVNPDRQGCHIPISGQEIIAPRRLAEIAPDVVILSNPLYQHEISRQLTELGLQPEILVA
- the rfbG gene encoding CDP-glucose 4,6-dehydratase encodes the protein MNFVEQQIFRGKRVFLTGHTGFKGSWMALWLHQLGAEVTGYALQPPSNPSHFEAADVQSSLAHHHLADIRDADRINAAMKLADPDIVIHLAAQSVVRTGYAIPRETFDVNVMGTIGVLDAIRALDKPCAALMITSDKCYENVEQVWGYREHDALGEHDPYGGSKGAAEIAIRTYRHSFFPVDRIARHGVRLASARAGNVIGGGDWTKDALIVDVVAALSQDQPIHLRSPHALRPWQHVLQCLSGYLTIAARLLGDDAADYCSAWNIGPLPGNELPVQQVVEHFIRCWGDGQCVDASDPNQLPEANILRLCIDKAIWKLGWRPRWSVYETLEKTVDWYRAYLADPDSIRDVSLGQIRHYEQALAGDHQTLQAAQRS
- a CDS encoding acyl carrier protein translates to MTQLDRTYSQISEFVSRAFPLAKQREIGPDDSLFDNGIIDSMGTLEVIQFLEDEFGIEVSDEEMVDDHFESINRIARLVNSKLPDGLRDGQ
- a CDS encoding GNAT family N-acetyltransferase, giving the protein MVKLEKIRSQLFPNLYESFLKDDDPLSDQQDWRNVFDYRWPTDHDHCGYALLDNDKVVGMIGMVFSQRFINGAKRNFCNLHTWWVHPDHRGRSLALLRPVLKLNDYTITHFTPDAEVRAVTKRLGFSSLHSQLKILLPLHKQNRHVTLLDDCQEIAGLLDEHEQRILKDHLPYNVGHLCIVDGNESCYVLYTHVVRHRLPYCHVHYVGNQAVFARHEADVRNALIAKHHVKFVALDCRLAADIRFPRSFNFWAPEHAVYRPVGLKPHQIDHLYSDVVFLKLTTLPDLSHELGQIWRRFVPGFLASK